The genome window CATCACGGGTGGAATGGACGCTCTGTACAACAATATGGCGGATCTGTCGGGAGCGCAATCGCGGACGGAGCGGGACTCAATCCGTGCCTATTTCCGGAATGCATTTCCGACCGAGGAACTGGCTCAAGAGTACGAATCTGATCTTCCTGCCTACACGAGCGAGCCCGTGGCGCCGGGGTCCACCTGGACCGTTCACGCCACAACGTCGTTCCTCGCACCGATTCGTTTCGACGGCTCCATGCGTCTTGATTCGCTGACGGGACACCGGGCATTTATCAGTGGGCGCGGCGACGTGCAGTCCGTGCCGGTTGACAGCGTCAGCGGTTCTATAAACGGTCCATTTCAGGACGTCGACCTGAGCGGGACACGCACCGTGTCTTCCGCGCTTCACCGCCGAACGGGCTTTCCGATTCGGCGAACGGTCGAGCAGCGTGTTAGCGGGGACGGCGTTATACGATCCGGCGGGGGGGATCTCAAGGCTCAGGTTACGCTCACATCCACAATCTCACAAACGGCGAACGTACAATCGCCGTCGGAAGCAATACCGTAACGTGGTGGCATTTCACTGCACGGGACATGTACCCTCTATCCTCGTGCAGATACTACGCATTCGGCTTTCGGGCCGCGTGTTAACTCATATACTCTTTCCCATTTCCCTTTTCGGTCATCTCATGACGTTTCTTTCTCGCTTTCGCACGCTTGGCGTGCTCACCATCGTTTTAACGCTTTTCGCTGTCGCCGGATGCTCGTCATCTTCGGCTCCCGCCTGGAAACAGGGAGACGCCTACATCCTCGGTCTTCGAGTGAATGAAGGAGAGTCGTTCTCTGGTACCA of Longibacter salinarum contains these proteins:
- a CDS encoding DUF6263 family protein, yielding MSRTRWLLVLAAVCAVVLTGCSGAEEGADAATPQPLLLTPSDGDVFTTESTLDQTIEMTIMGQTVEIMQTIQENTEWRVGTESSDGTVDVQVTTTRFQLTQEGPDSFEQYDSDDPDAVPQSDLAVRMAALANVPVRMRITPTGEITITGGMDALYNNMADLSGAQSRTERDSIRAYFRNAFPTEELAQEYESDLPAYTSEPVAPGSTWTVHATTSFLAPIRFDGSMRLDSLTGHRAFISGRGDVQSVPVDSVSGSINGPFQDVDLSGTRTVSSALHRRTGFPIRRTVEQRVSGDGVIRSGGGDLKAQVTLTSTISQTANVQSPSEAIP